The following are encoded together in the Clupea harengus unplaced genomic scaffold, Ch_v2.0.2, whole genome shotgun sequence genome:
- the LOC122132051 gene encoding complement C1q-like protein 3, which yields MMISPKRIGFFFFFFSLCVAELHGATDSEISFWDTVKDLKQRLELTEAQVQSLKSQNEDLEKQVEKITKELKTVVAFTATLQTENLHEVIGPFPEDFTLKYENVITNDGIAYDPNTGMFTAPVKGVYFFTFVIFNPWKNATGAKLMKNGEMVVSASDNPPGEDTEDTTSNSVTLLLEPSDTVYMQMFANRAVYTDGNRRNTFSGFLLSAK from the exons ATGATGATTTCTCCAAAGCggattggttttttttttttttttttctctctgtgtgtggcagaATTACATGGAGCCACAGACTCTGAAATCAGCTTTTGGGACACTGTGAAGGATCTGAAGCAACGGCTAGAACTGACAGAAGCCCAGGTGCAGAGTCTGAAGAGCCAAAATGAAG ACCTAGAGAAGCAAGTGGAAAAAATCACAAAGGAACTGAAGACTGTAG TGGCATTCACCGCCACACTACAGACTGAGAATTTACATGAAGTTATTGGACCTTTCCCAGAGGATTTTACACTAAAATACGAGAATGTCATTACAAATGACGGAATTGCTTATGATCCAAATACAG GCATGTTCACAGCACCCGTGAAAGGGGTCTACTTTTTCACCTTTGTCATTTTCAACCCGTGGAAAAACGCCACTGGGGCAAAGTTGATGAAGAACGGGGAAATGGTGGTCTCAGCGTCGGATAATCCACCTGGAGAGGACACAGAAGACACAACGTCtaactctgtcactctcctgtTGGAACCGTCAGACACGGTGTACATGCAGATGTTTGCTAACAGGGCCGTCTACACTGACGGAAACAGGCGCAATACTTTCAGTggcttcctcctctctgccaaGTGA